ATATTATCTGTTTGCAGTTTGATTTCTTGGACGCGGATATCTTCTTGTATTACTAAACCTTGACCTTTAACTGAAACAGCCTCTGCCTTTCCCTGAACCATTTTCAGCAGATCAGTTTGCACATTGATATCAAGATTTTCTACATCATCGAGTTCTTGGGATACTCTGATTTCGGCTTCGTGCGATAGTATTTTTGCTTCTAAAGGTTGATGATCAGGCATGAATGAAAATTTCCTCATGTTCTATTACTGTTTACTTTAGACGCTGGATATCAACAACGTATCTATATCGCGGAATAATCAAGTTGGATGAGAGAACAATTATTTAACGTGAGTTCGACAAGTGCTGTTTAGACCTCTCCCCCAACCCCTCTCCGACGCGGAGAGGGGAGCCAAAACGTGTAAGTCATAGTTAATTAAGGTTTGCCGTGTTTCAAATCGTCAACAATTTTCTCCAAATACCAAGCCTTAGACATCCCTGGTCTAAGTTGGCGTTCATGCTTTAACAGTCTTTTGGCTTCAGCATTGTCGCCCTTGAGGAGTGCTAGTAAATCAGATTGCAACTCCTTAGTCCTGGAATAGTGACTTTGTTCGGTTTCTCGACGGTTAGCCGATGGGTCAGTAAAGTTAAAATTCAGAAATCTTTGAACTGGCTTTGGTAGCAACCGCATTATTAACCAGACGCAGGTGAAAATGGCGAGAATGAAGACGCAAGGCAGAAGTATTTGGAAAATCAAGACTAGAATTGTAATATCCATAGATTAAGTAACACTTAACTTAATCTAGATTGCGGGTAACATCCTGTCCGATACATCAGAGATTTCCGCATATAAACAAAACCGCCCTCACCCAATGGTAGGACGGCTTAAAGATTTTTGTCAGCTTGTGCTGTTTCTAACTGAAAGGTTAGAGCGCAATACGGTTCAGAAAAGTAGTAGAAAAGTAGTCAGGATTTTGTTGAGTTGCGCTGCACTTCACCCAACCTACATCAGTAGAGCCTTTTTTAATCACTAAACTTCCTGTAATATGCGAGATTCGACTCGACGCTTACCCTTGACAACCATCTTAATGGGACGGTTAGGCCCTGTCACCAAACCACGACGTTGAGGTTGTACTTTACCATTGTCAACTAACTCTAATTCCCGATTGATAAGGATTTGAGCCAGTGCTAACTTCATTTCCAACTGAGCAAAGGCTAAACCAATACAGCGTCTTGCACCACCACCAAAGGGCAAATATTCATAGGGAGAAAATTGCCGTTCTAAAAAGCGTTCTGGTCTAAACTGCTTGGGTTCGGGGTAAATATCCTGCCGCTGATGGGTCAAATAAATCGAACCAAAAATGACAGTACCCGGTTCAAGTTCATAACCGCCCAGCGTTAACGATGTTTTCATAACCCTGGGAAAGATCATCATAGCGACTGGGTGAATTCGCAAGGTTTCCGAGCAAACAGCATTGAGATAAGGTAATTTCAAAATGGCACTGGAATCTGGATTATCGCCCAAGCTATCTAATTCTTCCAGTAACTTTTGCCGCACTGATGGTATTTTGTGAATCCAGTAAAATGCCCATGCTAGGGCTGTTGCTGTGGTTTCATGTCCTGCTACCAACAGCGTCATCAATTCATCGCGCAATTCTTCATCGGTCATGGGTTGACCTGCTTCATCCCTAGCTGACATCAGTAAGCTAAGAATATCTGTACGCGATGAGTCTGGTTGTTCTCGACGTTCTTGAATTTCTTCGTATATGAGTTTGTCAGATAACTGCTGGCGCTGCATCTGCTTACTCCAGAAATTAATCGGGCCAAAATCCCTTTGCAAAGCTGGAAAATAAAGCAAAGCCACCCTCAACACACTACTGCCCTTTTCCAGCATTTCACGCAAAGATTGTTGTAGTTTTTGGGCGCGTGGCCCTTCATCTAGCCCAAACACTGCTTGCATAATTACTCTGAGGGTAATAGCTTGGGTCGCAGACCGGATATTGAATGATTCCCCAATCTGGTATTGGCTGATGACTTTCTCGGTGATCTCAGTAATTACCTGACTGTAGCTTCGCATTCTTTCACCGTGAAACGGTGGCAATAACAACTGCCGTTGCCGCTGATGTTCTGCCCCACTGATGGTAATTACCGAATGTTTACCAAGTAAATACTCAAACACTCTATTTGTATCACCAGGTGCTTCAAACTCCTTGGTATCGTTTGTCAAAATCTGCTGTAGCACTTGGGGGTTACTGACAAATATCATCGGCGGAGATTTGCTTTCTAACCTGATGGTGAACATATCTCCATATCTTGCAGCACAATCTTCCATAAATGACATGGGGCTGGTAATCCAGCGTAGCGATTGTACAACTGCTGGGCTTTTGGGGCCATTCGGGAATTTCATAAAACTCTTTTGTTATTGCATATCTTGTTACTACTCTAACTAACTGAAAGTTGGAAATTACGGTACTGCAAGAAATAAATTATCCTGACTGATGACTGTTGACTGATGACTGTTGACTGATGACCATTTAAACTACTTATCCTGAAGTTGCAAAAAAGCAATAAACTGTTACAACCTGAAAGATGTAAAATTTTTGTTAAATTAAACCAGCATCTTCGATCATTTCCCTTTTGTATAAGGTACTCAGCATGACGGCAATCACCCCAAAGGCATCTTCAGCACTTCCCAATTTTTGCGAAGGAATTCAATATTTTAGTGAAGTGCTACCAGGTTTTGAAACCTATGGTGCAACACCTGCTGTAGAGTCGGACAAAATAGCGATCGCATCTCCGACAGAACCAAATGCTGTGTATCAGACTTTACTTGCTGCCGATGCTTTACGTTACCTGACATTACAAGTAACTGGTAGTAAAGCTTCTGGGCATCCAGGCGGATTTGCCAGCCAAGCGGAAGCTTATGCAGCTCTTGTCATGCTGGGATATAAGAACATTATCACAGAAGTCGGACACCACGCCCCCGGATTTTATAGTGCCATGTTCCTCGATCGCTCTTTAGAGGATATGGGAATTTTCACAGTACAACAATTGCGCGATCGCTTCCGCGAAAAGCACGGACTTTTAGGACATCTTTCTGGCTACATACCTGGTATTCTGGCACCAGCGGGGCCTTTGGGGCAAGGACAACACTTTGCAATGGCGGCTGCATTGCTGCATCAAGATAAGTTATTTCCCTTTACCGTTGGGGATGGCGGATTGGGTGAACCTTATATTGTAAGTGCGATCGGTCACTTCCACACCGCTTATCCCAGTGTCACCAACTTTTTGCCTGTATTAGTTTGGAACGGTTACAGCCAAGAACATCATAGTATGGTTTCCCTCAAAACCAACGCACAGATGCAAGCATTTTGGCAAGGTAACGGTTTTGATGAAGTCGTCTTAGTAGATGCCAAAGAATTTGACGATCAAAATCAACCAGGGGATTACGTTGATAGTACCGTCTTTTCCTTCGAGCAGCGCTTAGCCTTTACCAAAGCTGTACTTGTTGGTGTAGATAAAGCAGCACGTTCTGCCCTCAATGGCAAACTTACCGTCTTCATCATTAAACAACTCAAAGGTGCAGGAGTCCATGCCAGGGGTGCAAAATCTCACAACCTCTATCCTAAAGATACCCTCGATGCTCCCCATATAATTAGTGCATTGCAAGCGCGTGCTTTAGCACCAGAAGCTTGGCAACTTGTACGGACAAATGCCGAACGTGCTGGCGGAGGCCCGGCTGCTAAAACTGTGGTGACAGAATTTGAATTACCATTACCAGAGTTAGGTGAATTACCTTTAGAAGAATATGCAGTCAGTGGAGAACCGAAAGTTTCCACAACAGCAATGGGACGATTAGTAGGAATAGTGGGACAGAAAGATCAAAATTTCCTTGTCACCAACGCTGACGGTAACGAAGCATCGGGAATTGCTAACATCAACCAAGCACTCAAAATCATCCACCCCACAACCGACGACTTATACAACCAAGCACCAAACGGACAAGTTTACGAACCTTTGAGTGAAGATGCTTGTGCAGGTTTAGCTGCTGGTTTGTCGCTGATGGGTGCAAGAACTTTGTGGTGTTCCTACGAATCTTTTGCCATCAACGGATTACCAATTTGGCAAACTGTCATCCAAGCAATGGCAGAATTGCGCCGTCAAACTCCCTCAACAATTACTTTATTCACAGCTGGCGCATTAGAGCAAGGGCGTAACGGTTGGACTCACCAACGACCAGAAATTGAAGCTTACTTTGCCTCGCTGATGCGAAATGGTAATGTCTTCCCATTATTTCCCCCCGATGCTAATAGTATTCAAGTTTGTTATGACTGGGCGTTGACAACTAAGAATAAGGGAATTGTAATTACAGCAAGTAAATCGCCCTTACCAATTCGCACAACTTTTGCACAAACTCGTCAAGGATTGCAAGATGGTGCAGTGGTATTGCATGAAGTTGCAGGAGATAAAAAAGTTGTGTTTGCTGTCATTGGCGACATGACATTATTACCAGTATTTGAAGCTGCTGCTTTCTTAGAAAATGAAGGTATTGGTGCCAAGATTGTTTCTGTAATTAATCCTCGCAGATTGTATCGTCCTGATGATACTGCCTGGGATACTTGTTCAGAAGCAGATGGTGGTTTTTTGGATGATGCCAAATTTGCCGAATTATTTGGTGGTGATGCATTAATTGGTGTAACTGGTGGTGCAGCGGCTATGCTGGAACCGATTTTGTTACGGACTACAGCCAAGCGCGATACCTTCGCCTGGAAGCGTGGGGAAACTACAGCCAGTGCTGGCGAGTTGATGGCGTTTAATGGTTTGACAGCGGAAGCGTTGACGAAAAGAGCGATTCAATTAGTGCATTAAAGCTGGAATAGTTTCTACTTTTATCGCAAATATACATATATTAACGCTGATAAATTGCCTTAATATTTGTATATTTGCGTTTTTTATTGAAAATAACAGGTTTACGAGTCATATCATGTCCGCCTAATCATTTATCATACGTCATTGCGAGCGCAACGAAGTGGAGCGAAGCAATCCCATAATCTCTGTGATTGCTTCGCTTCGCTTGCAATGACAACTAATCAACCGGACATGACATCAAAAACTTTGTTTATGAGTTACAAAATCTGATTGACAAACTAGGACGAAACAGGATAGCTTCACTTGTAAACATACGGTAAGTACAGCAAGTGCTAGTGAATTGATAACGTTTAATGATTTGACAGCCCAGACATTAACTAAACGGGCGATTCAGTTAGATCATGTCCGATTAATCACTTATTATACGTCATTGCAAGCGCAACGAAGTGGAGCGAAGCAATCACAAAGTCTCTGCGATTGCTTCACTGCGCTAACGCTTCGTTCGCAATGACAACTAATCAACCGGACATGATATTAGTGCATTAAAGTTAGATAGATATAATATAATGTGATACCTCAGCCTACGTGATTTCCTAAGTGGGATTAAATATAAACTATGCACTGCAAAATATTCTATTCTTGGCAGTCAGACTTGCCGAACCCTACAAATCGTGGATTGATTGAAAAAGCTCTTGAGGATGCTGTTAAAGATATCCGTAATGATGACTCCATACAAGTAGAGCCAGTTATAGACCGTGATACAGTTGGTGTACCTGGCTCACCTGATATTGCCCACACAATCTTTGGCAAAATCGAACAGGCTCAGGTTTTTGTATGTGATATTTCAATTATTAATCAGAATACTTCGTCTCGATCCACTCCGAACCCTAATGTCTTAATTGAACTTGGATATGCAATCAAGGCTTTGGGATGGGACAACATCATCATGGTTATAAATTCAGCTTTTGGTAAGCCAGAAGAACTGCCATTTGATTTGCGAATGAGACGAGTAATCACTTACCATATGCCGAAAGAAAGTGAGGATCGTGCTACAGAGCGAAAGAAACTTGAAAAGACATTTACAGCAGCACTTCGGAGTATTTTAGAAGGACTTAATTTGCAAACTACTGGCGAAATTGTCCAACCCTTAAGCATAGGCGAACAAGTGAGAATTGCAGTTGAAAATTCTCAGCCAAATCAAGTATCTTTAATTCGTCGATTTATGACATGGTTAAGAGATGAGCTTGATGCACTTAAGCCAGATTTTACAACAGGAGGTATATTGGATGAGTTGCTTTTTCAATCAATTGAGCGAACAAAAGATTTAGTTATCGAGTTTGCACTTATTGCAGAATTAATTGCAACTATGAACAACTACGAAGCTGCTGAATCTCTATATAAAGAATTTAGCGTTATTATTGACTGTTATAATCCTGATAAGCGTACTTTATCTGGATATCTAGATACTGATTTTGATTTTTATAAGTTCATTGGTCACGAATTATTCGTAACATTATTTGCATTTCTTATTCGAGAAAATCGTTGGGAAATAATTGCAGATATTTTGGATCAAGATATCTACATTGAGAACTCTTGGAAAGGTTCAGCATCTTGTGGTTCTGGTATGGTAACATTTATCTATGTATCTGAGTATATTGAGTTATTAGATACTCGTAAAAGTCGTTTACAACTCAGCGGAATACCTCTACATCCAGATATATTAAATAAACGTCATACACAGGGAAAGCTTGGAAAAATAGCTCCTATGCAGCAAATTATGGATGCTGACTGTTTTTTATTTTTACGCTCTGAATTTCAAGATCCAGAAGCAAGTAAGTGGCATAAGTGGATTCCTTGGACTAGGTTTTGTATGCAGCAAATACCAAGATTCTTGTTGGAGGCACAGCGTGTTCAATATGCTCAGAGATTATTGCGTCCTCTTGGGTTAGAAAATATTCAAACTCTACAATACAAGCTAGCTGAAGGAGTTAATAAATTGGCAAATATTTTTCCAGAAAGCTGTCGTCCTTACCCTTTTAGCAATTTTGATTCACGTAGTGTTGCAAGCAGATAACTATTTAATACTATGTAGCTACGAAAAAAAATTTTGTACATAGCACCATGTTATCTACCTCTCCCGCACAATGAAGAGAGAAATTAATAGACTTATTGCAAAAGTCGTTATTTTCACTCTCTCCTCTGCGCCTCTGCGCCTCTGCGTGAAACAAAAATTATGTTAGAAATGTAATCATATTCAAATATTCTCAATTTGAAATTCTCGTGGATTTTTCAAAATAAAAATATTATCTTCTTTAACTAAATCACCCATACATCTTACAGGTAAGCGTTCTTGATAAGATTTTATTGCCAAAATATAATCATGGTCAATCAGTTCAGTTTTAATTTGGCGTAACTTCTCAAATACTGGACAAACAATGGTAACTTCACCGCTTAATTTATCTG
Above is a window of Nostoc sp. UHCC 0702 DNA encoding:
- a CDS encoding cytochrome P450, with protein sequence MKFPNGPKSPAVVQSLRWITSPMSFMEDCAARYGDMFTIRLESKSPPMIFVSNPQVLQQILTNDTKEFEAPGDTNRVFEYLLGKHSVITISGAEHQRQRQLLLPPFHGERMRSYSQVITEITEKVISQYQIGESFNIRSATQAITLRVIMQAVFGLDEGPRAQKLQQSLREMLEKGSSVLRVALLYFPALQRDFGPINFWSKQMQRQQLSDKLIYEEIQERREQPDSSRTDILSLLMSARDEAGQPMTDEELRDELMTLLVAGHETTATALAWAFYWIHKIPSVRQKLLEELDSLGDNPDSSAILKLPYLNAVCSETLRIHPVAMMIFPRVMKTSLTLGGYELEPGTVIFGSIYLTHQRQDIYPEPKQFRPERFLERQFSPYEYLPFGGGARRCIGLAFAQLEMKLALAQILINRELELVDNGKVQPQRRGLVTGPNRPIKMVVKGKRRVESRILQEV
- a CDS encoding phosphoketolase, with the protein product MTAITPKASSALPNFCEGIQYFSEVLPGFETYGATPAVESDKIAIASPTEPNAVYQTLLAADALRYLTLQVTGSKASGHPGGFASQAEAYAALVMLGYKNIITEVGHHAPGFYSAMFLDRSLEDMGIFTVQQLRDRFREKHGLLGHLSGYIPGILAPAGPLGQGQHFAMAAALLHQDKLFPFTVGDGGLGEPYIVSAIGHFHTAYPSVTNFLPVLVWNGYSQEHHSMVSLKTNAQMQAFWQGNGFDEVVLVDAKEFDDQNQPGDYVDSTVFSFEQRLAFTKAVLVGVDKAARSALNGKLTVFIIKQLKGAGVHARGAKSHNLYPKDTLDAPHIISALQARALAPEAWQLVRTNAERAGGGPAAKTVVTEFELPLPELGELPLEEYAVSGEPKVSTTAMGRLVGIVGQKDQNFLVTNADGNEASGIANINQALKIIHPTTDDLYNQAPNGQVYEPLSEDACAGLAAGLSLMGARTLWCSYESFAINGLPIWQTVIQAMAELRRQTPSTITLFTAGALEQGRNGWTHQRPEIEAYFASLMRNGNVFPLFPPDANSIQVCYDWALTTKNKGIVITASKSPLPIRTTFAQTRQGLQDGAVVLHEVAGDKKVVFAVIGDMTLLPVFEAAAFLENEGIGAKIVSVINPRRLYRPDDTAWDTCSEADGGFLDDAKFAELFGGDALIGVTGGAAAMLEPILLRTTAKRDTFAWKRGETTASAGELMAFNGLTAEALTKRAIQLVH